Sequence from the Microplitis demolitor isolate Queensland-Clemson2020A chromosome 7, iyMicDemo2.1a, whole genome shotgun sequence genome:
ttatataaaatttgattaagtttcttcaaattttttaattttctgttgtgatgtgaaatttaaaaaattttatataaaattttgcgaaACGTTAAATAATTCCacaaaattgtatgaaatttaatcgattgaaaaattgcaatacTAAACTTTACAATCTTAATATCAAAAGAGTTCAAACTGTCGTTACATTTTCTTTGTCATcctcaataatattttcggtatattatttaaaaaaataaagttaatttttgaatgctCACGCATCATCGATTActttgttcaaaaaatattcgacattcagttgttatttttacacatttacacatttttgaaaattcattctatgattgttttattttaataaatagatgataaaaaactaTGACTCGGAAATTACATCAGCATTGCGTAAAATACTGACTTGTCACTGATGTAAAGATATGATTCAAGAGTGACATCCATATTACGTATAACCGTGACTTTGCTACTGACATAAatgtatgattttaaaattacttcatTATGATATACAATAATGACTTTATTACTACGTAACAACGTGATGTAGATTTTATGTCAAGCGTACGTAACACAAGTCATAACTGTGACGTCATACAAGATTCATGCTTACATCAATATGATGTCAAGTTTTTACATCATATTAAAGTCATGTAGAACGTCAgattgacatcaaatttacataAGGTGCCTTGAAATTTCTATGACTTACGTATGACGTCAAAATAAGGTCATGTGTTCAATGGGTAATTACTATacttttaccgtaaaataccaCAATTTGCTGTAAAATGCCGCGGTTTAGCGTCATTCTTCCGAATACtataaattacggtaattaccTCAATTTAGATCCGCCAGGCAGTTcgatataaagtaaaaaagaatttctatCAACTTACATCAACGTTAGAGCCTTTAAAGAAAACACCTTGTGGATGAACATGATCGTAAAGGATAACTAGCCCAACCATTACTCGTAAAACAAATAACTGTGTTTCTTCTCGTTGAAATTGTGCCAATAGattcctataaaaataatatagaatcttaacaaaaaatacttttaaataataaatattattgcataaaaatagtatacttACGAATTCTCTAACATCCTTAAACAAACTTTAGCCATTGTCCCCAAAGTCTCTGTAATATTCTCTCGTGGTATGTCTTCCCTCTAAAATCACATGTTATGAATGACGAGGTGTGTCAGCAAAAAGTAAATCATCAGCGATATAGGAAACTGATTATCATGATTGTTACAGGTGgacaattttaaatgaaaaggGAGTGATGAACTAAAACATGATGATATATCTTTTAATTCatcatataaaaagataaagatGCATAATGTGAGGATATCATGAACTTACCTCCATCAAGAAAGTTATAGTAGCGTGGCTTAAGACGTGAAGCATGGGTGTGGCGTGAGCATAAAATAAGGACATGCGGTTGGCCAGTTCATTGCCAACAATCAGTTCATTCTCTGGATTGTCTTTGGCTTTTGTTAACGTTCTACGATAATAACTGAAGTCATTTTGAATTGCTGGTGTTTTCATTTTATGTTCATCGAATTTGAAGACAAATTCAAGAATTTCTGCGAATTGTTTTACAAGTGCTTGCTGAGTTTCAAGATGTTGCATAGGTGATAAATTCCCAGAGCATAATTGACCCAAAATTTCTGGTACAACACGTTCtaaaaacatttcaaaatgttattataaagtttttatttaataaaaatatgtattcaaATAAGTACCAAGTTCTAAAGAAAATTCATAGAATCTTTTCAGCTTAGCCACAAGAGGTACGACGGTCAGGTACGCCTTGCGCTGGCATTCTTGTGTAGGAACAGAAATTGCTTCTCGAATTTCCTTACCAGCACCTTTGTAGCACTGAATCTCTTCTAAAATAgattcagaattttttaaaactcgttGTACAGCTTCGAATGTATCTCTTTCATTTTCGGATGGTTGAGCgtctaaaaaacaaattataattatttattagcaatTTATCAATgcaatttttatagaaaattaattatttaataattactctcGAAATCCAGGAAGACGTCATATTTTTGCGGAGCACAACAGGTCGACTCGTCACGAGCCAAAAGACTGAGGAGTTTTCCCATAGTCAAAATCTCTCAGCTTTATGCTTTTTGTCAGAAAATTTATGCCTTGTATAGCATCTGAAacataaataa
This genomic interval carries:
- the LOC103577979 gene encoding CYFIP-related Rac1 interactor B translates to MGKLLSLLARDESTCCAPQKYDVFLDFENAQPSENERDTFEAVQRVLKNSESILEEIQCYKGAGKEIREAISVPTQECQRKAYLTVVPLVAKLKRFYEFSLELERVVPEILGQLCSGNLSPMQHLETQQALVKQFAEILEFVFKFDEHKMKTPAIQNDFSYYRRTLTKAKDNPENELIVGNELANRMSLFYAHATPMLHVLSHATITFLMEREDIPRENITETLGTMAKVCLRMLENSNLLAQFQREETQLFVLRVMVGLVILYDHVHPQGVFFKGSNVDVKGCVKLLKDQPSCKSEGLLNALKYTTKHLNEENTPKNIKNLLAA